One genomic region from Phragmites australis chromosome 1, lpPhrAust1.1, whole genome shotgun sequence encodes:
- the LOC133915960 gene encoding MYB-like transcription factor TCL2 isoform X2: MDNSSRSQDKKSKANDRQEAKVNSTAQHFVDFTEAEEDIVLRMHRLVRNRWDLIAGRIPGRTAEEVEMFWTRKHQEK; encoded by the exons ATGGATAACAGCAGCAGAAGCCAGGACAAGAAGTCCAAAGCCAACGATCGTCAGGAAGCAAAAG TTAATAGCACTGCACAGCATTTTGTTGATTTCACAGAAGCAGAGGAAGATATCGTTTTAAGAATGCACAGGCTTGTCAGGAACAG GTGGGACCTTATAGCAGGAAGAATCCCTGGAAGGACCGCAGAAGAAGTAGAGATGTTCTGGACTAGAAAACACCAGGAAAAATGA
- the LOC133915960 gene encoding MYB-like transcription factor ETC3 isoform X1, whose translation MDNSSRSQDKKSKANDRQEAKEVNSTAQHFVDFTEAEEDIVLRMHRLVRNRWDLIAGRIPGRTAEEVEMFWTRKHQEK comes from the exons ATGGATAACAGCAGCAGAAGCCAGGACAAGAAGTCCAAAGCCAACGATCGTCAGGAAGCAAAAG AAGTTAATAGCACTGCACAGCATTTTGTTGATTTCACAGAAGCAGAGGAAGATATCGTTTTAAGAATGCACAGGCTTGTCAGGAACAG GTGGGACCTTATAGCAGGAAGAATCCCTGGAAGGACCGCAGAAGAAGTAGAGATGTTCTGGACTAGAAAACACCAGGAAAAATGA